A region of Microtus ochrogaster isolate Prairie Vole_2 linkage group LG1, MicOch1.0, whole genome shotgun sequence DNA encodes the following proteins:
- the Dmp1 gene encoding dentin matrix acidic phosphoprotein 1 isoform X2: protein MKTGILLMFLWGLSCALPVARYQNTETESSEEWMGDLAQSPPPPTANDEPSDSTESEEDMDTDSNQSASRPAGGLPKSVGTEADKEDDEDDSGDDTFGDEDNGPGPEWRGRSRLDSDEDSADTTQSSEDSTSQENNAQDAPSDSRDHSSEEEADNRREAGDSTQDSASEERWVGGGSEGESSHGDGSEFDDAGMLSDDPESTGSVRGNSRMSSAGIRSKESKADHELRSTQDSDDSQSVELSSSKSFRRSQVSTEDDGGELADGNSRETQSDSTEDTASKEESRSESQEDTAESQSQEDSAEGQDPSSESSEEADGPSQESSSESQEGVNRESRGDNPDNTSQMGDQEDSESSEEDSLNTFSSSESQSTEEQADSQSSESLRLSEESQESAQDGDSSSQEGLQSESASRESGSEESQSQQDSRSEEEGDSDSRDSSRSKEESNSVENASSSEEYSHPKNMEADSRKLMVDAYHNKPIGDRDDNDCQDGY, encoded by the exons ATGAAGACCGGTATCCTACTTATGTTCCTCTGGGGATTATCTTGTGCTCTCCCA GTTGCCAGATATCAAAATACTGAAACCGAGAGCTCGGAAGAGTGGATG GGTGATTTGGCtcagtcaccaccaccacctacg GCAAATGACGAGCCCAGTGACAGCACTGAGTCTGAAGAGGACATGGACACTGACAGTAACCAGTCTGCTTCTAGACCTGCCGGTGGTCTCCCTAAGAGTGTGGGGACAGAAGCTGATAAGGAAGATGACGAAGATGACAGTGGAGATGACACCTTTGGTGACGAGGACAATGGCCCAGGGCCTGAATGGAGAGGACGCTCCAGACTGGACAGTGATGAGGACTCTGCAGACACCACACAATCCAGTGAAGACAGCACCTCTCAGGAAAACAATGCCCAAGATGCCCCCAGTGACAGCAGGGACCACAGCagtgaggaggaggcagacaaCCGGCGTGAGGCAGGTGACTCCACTCAGGACAGTGCGAGTGAGGAACGCTGGGTAGGAGGTGGCAGCGAGGGCGAGAGTAGCCACGGGGACGGCTCTGAGTTCGATGATGCAGGAATGCTGAGTGATGACCCTGAAAGTACCGGGAGCGTTCGGGGCAACTCCAGAATGAGCAGCGCCGGTATCAGGTCCAAAGAATCAAAAGCGGACCATGAGCTCAGGAGCACGCAGGATTCAGATGACAGCCAATCTGTGGAACTGTCAAGCAGCAAGTCCTTTAGAAGGTCCCAGGTCTCCACGGAAGATGATGGAGGTGAGCTCGCTGATGGCAATAGCAGGGAAACCCAGAGCGACTCCACAGAGGACACGGCCTCCAAGGAGGAAAGCAGGAGCGAGTCTCAGGAGGACACAGCCGAGAGTCAGTCCCAGGAAGACAGTGCAGAGGGACAAGACCCCAGCAGCGAGTCCAGCGAGGAGGCTGACGGGCCATCCCAGGAAAGCAGTAGCGAGTCTCAGGAGGGGGTGAACAGGGAGTCCAGGGGCGACAACCCAGATAACACTAGTCAGATGGGAGACCAGGAAGACAGCGAGTCCAGCGAGGAGGACAGCCTGAACACGTTCTCCAGCTCAGAAAGCCAGTCCACAGAGGAGCAAGCTGACAGTCAGTCCAGTGAGAGCCTCAGACTCTCAGAGGAGAGTCAGGAGTCAGCCCAGGATGGGGACAGTTCCAGCCAGGAAGGCCTCCAGTCTGAGAGCGCTTCCAGGGAGAGCGGGAGCGAGGAGAGCCAGTCCCAGCAGGACAGCCGTTCTGAGGAAGAGGGGGACAGCGACTCTCGGGACAGCAGCAGATCCAAAGAAGAGAGTAACTCTGTAGAGAATGCTTCAAGCAGCGAGGAATACAGCCATCCCAAAAACATGGAGGCTGACAGCAGGAAACTGATGGTCGATGCTTACCACAACAAACCCATCGGGGACCGAGACGACAATGATTGCCAAGACGGCTACTAG
- the Dmp1 gene encoding dentin matrix acidic phosphoprotein 1 isoform X1, translated as MKTGILLMFLWGLSCALPVARYQNTETESSEEWMGDLAQSPPPPTNSESSDESKVSSEEQANDEPSDSTESEEDMDTDSNQSASRPAGGLPKSVGTEADKEDDEDDSGDDTFGDEDNGPGPEWRGRSRLDSDEDSADTTQSSEDSTSQENNAQDAPSDSRDHSSEEEADNRREAGDSTQDSASEERWVGGGSEGESSHGDGSEFDDAGMLSDDPESTGSVRGNSRMSSAGIRSKESKADHELRSTQDSDDSQSVELSSSKSFRRSQVSTEDDGGELADGNSRETQSDSTEDTASKEESRSESQEDTAESQSQEDSAEGQDPSSESSEEADGPSQESSSESQEGVNRESRGDNPDNTSQMGDQEDSESSEEDSLNTFSSSESQSTEEQADSQSSESLRLSEESQESAQDGDSSSQEGLQSESASRESGSEESQSQQDSRSEEEGDSDSRDSSRSKEESNSVENASSSEEYSHPKNMEADSRKLMVDAYHNKPIGDRDDNDCQDGY; from the exons ATGAAGACCGGTATCCTACTTATGTTCCTCTGGGGATTATCTTGTGCTCTCCCA GTTGCCAGATATCAAAATACTGAAACCGAGAGCTCGGAAGAGTGGATG GGTGATTTGGCtcagtcaccaccaccacctacg aacaGTGAGTCATCAGACGAGAGTAAAGTTAGCTCAGAGGAACAG GCAAATGACGAGCCCAGTGACAGCACTGAGTCTGAAGAGGACATGGACACTGACAGTAACCAGTCTGCTTCTAGACCTGCCGGTGGTCTCCCTAAGAGTGTGGGGACAGAAGCTGATAAGGAAGATGACGAAGATGACAGTGGAGATGACACCTTTGGTGACGAGGACAATGGCCCAGGGCCTGAATGGAGAGGACGCTCCAGACTGGACAGTGATGAGGACTCTGCAGACACCACACAATCCAGTGAAGACAGCACCTCTCAGGAAAACAATGCCCAAGATGCCCCCAGTGACAGCAGGGACCACAGCagtgaggaggaggcagacaaCCGGCGTGAGGCAGGTGACTCCACTCAGGACAGTGCGAGTGAGGAACGCTGGGTAGGAGGTGGCAGCGAGGGCGAGAGTAGCCACGGGGACGGCTCTGAGTTCGATGATGCAGGAATGCTGAGTGATGACCCTGAAAGTACCGGGAGCGTTCGGGGCAACTCCAGAATGAGCAGCGCCGGTATCAGGTCCAAAGAATCAAAAGCGGACCATGAGCTCAGGAGCACGCAGGATTCAGATGACAGCCAATCTGTGGAACTGTCAAGCAGCAAGTCCTTTAGAAGGTCCCAGGTCTCCACGGAAGATGATGGAGGTGAGCTCGCTGATGGCAATAGCAGGGAAACCCAGAGCGACTCCACAGAGGACACGGCCTCCAAGGAGGAAAGCAGGAGCGAGTCTCAGGAGGACACAGCCGAGAGTCAGTCCCAGGAAGACAGTGCAGAGGGACAAGACCCCAGCAGCGAGTCCAGCGAGGAGGCTGACGGGCCATCCCAGGAAAGCAGTAGCGAGTCTCAGGAGGGGGTGAACAGGGAGTCCAGGGGCGACAACCCAGATAACACTAGTCAGATGGGAGACCAGGAAGACAGCGAGTCCAGCGAGGAGGACAGCCTGAACACGTTCTCCAGCTCAGAAAGCCAGTCCACAGAGGAGCAAGCTGACAGTCAGTCCAGTGAGAGCCTCAGACTCTCAGAGGAGAGTCAGGAGTCAGCCCAGGATGGGGACAGTTCCAGCCAGGAAGGCCTCCAGTCTGAGAGCGCTTCCAGGGAGAGCGGGAGCGAGGAGAGCCAGTCCCAGCAGGACAGCCGTTCTGAGGAAGAGGGGGACAGCGACTCTCGGGACAGCAGCAGATCCAAAGAAGAGAGTAACTCTGTAGAGAATGCTTCAAGCAGCGAGGAATACAGCCATCCCAAAAACATGGAGGCTGACAGCAGGAAACTGATGGTCGATGCTTACCACAACAAACCCATCGGGGACCGAGACGACAATGATTGCCAAGACGGCTACTAG